In Chryseobacterium gleum, a single genomic region encodes these proteins:
- a CDS encoding IS3 family transposase (programmed frameshift), protein MKDQVLKREKRTQRDYSIAFKLRIVSQVENGDYTYKQAQKEYGIQGRSTVLVWLRRYGNLEWSKPKLHTMPNSKETPAQKIKRLEKELADEKLKTKVLNTMIDISDKQYGTQIRKKFFLPTIFQLHRQGISISRLCRLFGISRQAIYQAKQRILIRENQLLKVKFLVQEIRMKLPKLGTRKLYHLLKEQLIQEDVKLGRDALFAYLKRENMLIRRQKKYIKTTFSKHWLRKHPNLLKDLRVEKAEQVFVSDITYLKTKESTCYLSLVTDAYSRKIMGYSLSSNMNTENVAKALKMAIKNRGSSGPLIHHSDRGLQYCSGYYQKILNKNEIKPSMTDGYDCYQNALAERVNGILKQEFLFYKTKNMQDLNSLVKESIYLYNTKRPHLSLNMQTPDKVHKKSEEIKYLSGLNIV, encoded by the exons ATGAAAGATCAAGTATTAAAAAGAGAAAAGCGCACACAAAGAGACTACAGTATAGCCTTTAAATTAAGAATAGTTTCTCAAGTAGAAAACGGCGATTACACTTACAAGCAGGCTCAAAAAGAGTATGGTATCCAGGGAAGAAGTACTGTTTTGGTTTGGTTGCGAAGATATGGTAACTTAGAGTGGAGTAAACCTAAACTTCATACTATGCCTAATTCCAAAGAAACACCAGCTCAAAAAATTAAACGTTTAGAAAAAGAACTAGCTGATGAAAAGCTAAAAACCAAGGTTCTTAATACGATGATTGATATCTCAGATAAACAATATGGGACTCAAATCAGAAAAAAGT TTTTCCTCCCAACAATCTTCCAACTCCACAGACAAGGAATAAGTATATCAAGACTGTGTAGATTGTTTGGGATAAGCCGTCAGGCTATTTATCAAGCTAAGCAAAGGATTTTAATCCGGGAAAACCAATTACTGAAGGTAAAATTTCTGGTTCAGGAAATACGAATGAAGTTACCTAAATTAGGAACAAGAAAACTTTATCATCTTCTTAAAGAACAGCTCATACAGGAAGATGTCAAATTGGGAAGAGATGCTTTATTTGCCTACTTAAAAAGAGAGAATATGCTAATCCGTAGACAAAAGAAATATATTAAAACAACATTTTCAAAGCATTGGCTTAGAAAGCATCCCAATCTGTTGAAGGATTTGAGAGTAGAAAAAGCGGAACAGGTGTTTGTAAGCGATATAACTTATCTTAAAACCAAAGAATCTACATGTTATTTATCTTTGGTAACAGATGCCTATAGTAGAAAGATCATGGGATATTCATTAAGTTCAAATATGAACACTGAAAATGTTGCGAAAGCTTTAAAAATGGCAATAAAAAATAGAGGTTCAAGTGGCCCATTAATTCATCATTCAGATAGAGGTTTGCAATATTGCTCTGGTTATTACCAGAAAATACTTAATAAGAATGAAATCAAACCGTCAATGACTGATGGTTATGATTGCTATCAAAATGCACTGGCAGAAAGGGTGAATGGAATATTGAAACAAGAATTCCTTTTTTATAAAACAAAGAATATGCAAGATCTAAACTCATTAGTAAAAGAAAGTATTTATCTTTATAATACTAAAAGACCACATCTAAGCCTTAATATGCAAACTCCAGATAAAGTGCATAAAAAATCCGAAGAAATAAAATATCTCTCCGGATTAAATATTGTTTAA
- a CDS encoding zincin-like metallopeptidase domain-containing protein — translation MKTFTKKSNSKDSSQEKNEDRFILKILENLDKVNPQDWEHYADVQFQMPKNLFTKKQYQGFNTVALYIDALINNFQTADYATFNSISKAGGRLKKGAKGTIIEFFSFIYKHRETGKIYSREQVLEMSVNERENINKISCLKNYTVFNAELIENIADLNIDTVIEEENLVLDFQEQCNSEEFINSIITNGNLTVRQTLSSTAYYTPLTDIISIPEKKYFISEDKYYSTLFHEIIHWTGHESRLKRELKGHSDLTSYSFEELIAEMGSMLICLQFGITKEFINSVRYLKSWSVKNTSKREENIKKAFASSKKAKKFLEQL, via the coding sequence ATGAAAACATTCACAAAAAAAAGTAATTCAAAAGATTCTTCACAAGAAAAAAATGAAGATAGATTCATTTTAAAAATACTCGAAAACCTTGATAAAGTTAATCCGCAGGACTGGGAACATTATGCTGATGTGCAATTTCAAATGCCGAAAAATCTTTTTACAAAAAAGCAATATCAAGGCTTTAACACAGTAGCTCTTTATATTGATGCTTTAATCAATAATTTCCAAACCGCCGATTATGCGACATTCAACTCTATTTCGAAAGCCGGTGGCAGACTAAAAAAAGGAGCAAAAGGTACAATCATTGAATTTTTTAGCTTCATCTACAAACATAGAGAGACGGGTAAAATCTATAGCAGAGAACAAGTATTAGAAATGTCGGTGAATGAAAGAGAAAATATTAATAAGATCAGCTGTTTAAAGAATTATACCGTTTTTAATGCTGAACTGATTGAAAATATAGCCGATCTAAATATTGATACTGTCATTGAAGAGGAAAATCTAGTACTGGATTTTCAGGAACAATGTAATAGTGAAGAATTTATCAATTCAATTATTACTAACGGTAATCTAACAGTTAGGCAAACTCTTTCTAGTACAGCTTATTATACGCCTTTAACAGATATAATTTCAATTCCAGAAAAGAAATATTTTATATCTGAAGATAAATATTATTCTACATTATTTCACGAGATCATTCACTGGACTGGTCACGAAAGCAGATTAAAAAGAGAATTAAAAGGTCATTCAGATTTAACAAGTTACTCTTTTGAAGAACTTATTGCAGAAATGGGTAGTATGCTAATCTGCCTCCAATTTGGAATTACTAAGGAGTTTATCAATTCCGTAAGATATCTTAAAAGCTGGTCTGTCAAAAATACATCTAAGCGTGAGGAAAATATCAAGAAAGCATTTGCATCATCTAAAAAAGCAAAGAAATTTCTTGAACAACTTTGA
- a CDS encoding DUF6876 family protein, giving the protein MKNPKISANDFYNQFTGTEQYYSYIFGILLTDGVKNVAYEEECYWFLDCIASYQTSQKFQSEDFQVWTIKRIKDEQFSLSASDGNENQLMSAIIPFSDFFFEEFTIWKEGNVLLLPSEH; this is encoded by the coding sequence ATGAAAAATCCCAAAATCTCAGCTAATGATTTTTACAATCAGTTTACAGGAACTGAGCAGTACTATTCCTACATCTTTGGAATATTATTGACTGACGGAGTCAAAAATGTGGCATATGAAGAAGAGTGCTACTGGTTTCTGGACTGTATAGCATCTTATCAGACTTCTCAAAAATTTCAAAGTGAAGATTTTCAAGTATGGACGATTAAAAGAATCAAGGATGAGCAGTTTAGTCTTTCTGCATCTGACGGAAATGAAAATCAGTTAATGTCAGCCATTATTCCATTCTCTGACTTCTTTTTTGAAGAATTTACCATCTGGAAAGAGGGTAATGTACTATTACTTCCAAGCGAACACTAA